The Halovivax ruber XH-70 genome includes the window TGATCGACAAACCATGAATCAGACGTCACCGTCGGGTGAGAAGCCTGACGCGACCGAGCCGACCACGGGCGAGGTCGCCTGCTTCGAGACCGGGATCAAGTTCGGATCGCTGTACCACCAGTTCGCCGGGTCGCCGGTCTCGCCCGCGAGCGTCGACAGCATCGCCCGCGCGATGGAAGACGCCATCGAGAACCAGCCTCACTGTGAGTCGGTGACCGTCGCGGTCGACACCGACGCACTACAGGCCGAACTCGACGAATCGAGCGCCGACTACACCGAGTTGACCGGCCGCTTCCTCGACGTCGAGATCGTCGTCGGCTACGAGGGCCACACCGTCACCGCCCAGATGGCGATGGAAGACGGCTACCCGCTGATGCGCGTGGTCGACGTCTCGAGCGAGGAGGGCCGAGACACGGACCACGGCAGGTGACTGCGTCTCGACAGCTTCGAACCAGGGGCGGCAACTTCGACCACCACGCATTGGACGGAGTTACCGACGAGAGAGCCCACCTCACGCCCCAGTTTTCACTTTCACTTTCGGGCGATCGTTTAACCCCAGCCAGGTCGTACATTCAGGTATGAGTCAGGCCTCACTCACCGACGACGACCTGTTCGGCGAGGCGGCGAACGAGATGCGCGAGGACGTCGAATCCTCGCTCGCCGACGCCCGCGACGCCCTGCCGGACGCCGAATCGATCTGGGAGACCGACGCCGACAACGTCCTCGGCGCCCTGAACGGGTTGAAGTCCGCACTCGAGACGGGCGACGCCGAGGAGCACCTGCGTGACGCCAAGAAGTGGTACACGATGGGCGAGCGCGCCGACGCGTTCGACGACGCCGAGGACCTCGCCGACGAGATCGAGACGCTCGAATCGACGATCGGCGATATCGAACAGGCCGGCGACCAGGTCGGCGACCTCACACAGACGATCCCGGGACTGCGAAGTACCCTCCAATCCGCCGACGACGAAGACGAGGAGTGAGTTCCGACGGGAGGCCCAGCCACTAGTGTGTCGGTGAGGGGGTATCGAATTCGCGGGTGTCGACGGCAGTAAGGAGGCGGGCGAGCGACTCGGCTGCCAGTTCTCGCAGTTCCTCGCCACGGTCGGCGTCGCCGTCGGTCGGATCGCCGACGACGCCGTTCTCGGTAAACTCGGCCGAATCGTGGGCCAGGTTCGTGTGACTTACCCACTCGCCCCAGCCGTCCGCAGCACCGTCACGGGCCGACGCCACCCTGTCCTCGCGGACGAGGTCGGGTTCGATCGCCCTGAGGAGCGACGTTTCGAGCGGGCCCGCGTGGCCCATCTCGGCCGAATGCTCGCCGACGGCCTCGAACCAGGTGAACGCGACGGCGTAGGCGTCGTCGTGACGGCTGATCTCGGCGGTGACTTCGTTTAGGGCGTCGACGTTTCCGCCGTGCCCGTTGACCACGACGACGCGATCGAACCCGTGGTGGGCGAGGCTCCGGACGCAGTCGCGGACGGCGTCGCGGAACGTATCGGGTTCGAGCCAGAGTGTCCCGGCGAAGTGACGATGCTCTTCGGCGATCCCGACGGGGAGCGCCGGGGCGACCGCGACCTCGCCGTCGAACGCCTCGACGCCGGCCTCGGCGACAGCGGCCGCCGCCAGCGTGTCCGTCCCGAGCGGGGCGTGGGGCCCGTGCTGTTCCGTGCTGCCGACGGGGAGGACGGCCAGGTCGGTGTCCAGATCGGCCGCCTCCGGCCACGTGGCACGTTCGAGGTCCATGTCCGCTCTCACGGATGGTCGGGTCTTGTAAGCACCGTCTCTGCCCGCGTCCCAGGCAGCGGGGCAACCTCGTGTAGAGTGACCTCGGCGATGCACACGCGCTGGCAGGGCGAAGGGGTTTCCGGCGGTCTCCCAACGGACCGGGTATGAGTGACGAAAATCGCGAACAGGGTGTCGAACTCGGCGAGCTCGGGACGAAACTCGAGGAACACGATTATCCCGCGAGCCAGGACGAACTGCTGGAGGCTTACGGTGAGGAAGAAGTGAAGATGGACGAGGAGACGACGACGTTCCAGGAACTGCTCGAACCGTTCAACGAGGATGGCTACGAATCGGCGGCCGAGGTCGAACAGGCGATCGTGACGATGGTCGGCGACGAGGCGATCGGACGCAAGAACTACAGCGACCGGACGCCGCCTGCGCCGGGCGAAGATCGTCAGGACGAGGGCGCGCCGGGGCAGGACGGCCAGCGAGAACAGGAGTCGTTCTAATCACCCGACGAGTGTGAGGAAGATCGATCCGACACCGACGATGACGGCAGGGACCATCGCCGTGTCCAGCGACACGTCGTGTGTTTCTGAGACGCCGTAAGAGAGGATGTAGACGCTCCAGGCGGTGGTAACGAGCAGACACGCAATGGGGACCAGCTCTGTCGATGCCTGGGTAGCGAGTTCGTTTGCCCGGTTCGAAAGGCGGGCGGGATCGGACCCGTCCAGGTCGAGAGCGCTTATTCTGTTCCAGCTGTAGACTACCTGCGGAACGAGAAAAAGGAGTTCAGGAGCGTAGGCCCAGCCTGCCACGCCGAGTGCATCGCCAAAACTGCCGCCGTTCGACGAACTGCCGCTCCCGAAGTGCATGATAGCTGCGACGACGAGCCAGGCGATGAGAAACCCGATAGCCACGAAGAAGAGGAGCGATGGAACGAGCGAATTGAGCACGCGTTCTTGTTCGGGAGAAAGCCCACTGATCTGATCGAACACGTGTTGAATGACGACGAACGCGACGACGAGACTGGCGAACGCGTACACGAGGAACACGGAGACACCAGTGCCAAACGGTTGGGAGTTGGCCGAGAAGTACGCTTTCGGATTACGAAGGGGAGTACGTGGAGCCATAGGCCACCTGATTTTTCAATGAATATTTGCATTTTGTAATTCGTCCATATTTTAAGAAGATCAACGGATCTGGGTCGGTCGAAAAGCGAGAGAAGCCACTATCAGCCGAACCGGCAACTGGACGTAACACTCCGGAGAGCCGTGTAGCAGGAAGCAAAATCGGTTCGAACGGCAGTACCGCGACAGATCAGCCGAACCGAGGGAGCGCGTAGCGATCAGTCGTCTTGCTGCGACTCCGTTCGAGCGGTCCGGCGCTGGGCGCGCTCGATGAACTCCTGGGGGAGTTCGTCGATCTCACCGGCCTGGACGCCCCAGAGGTGCGCGTAGAGGCCGCCGTTGTCGAGGAGGTCGTCGTGAGTGCCACGTTCGACGATCTGTCCACCCTCGAGGACGACGATGGTGTCGGCGTCTTTGATCGTCGAGAGGCGGTGGGCGATGGCGAACGTGGTCCGGTCGGCGGCGAGTTTGTCGATCGAACGCTGGATCAGCATCTCCGTCTCGGTGTCGACGTCGCTCGTCGCCTCGTCGAGGATGAGGATCTCCGGATCTTTGAGGATCGCCCGCGCGATGGAGATGCGCTGGCGCTGGCCGCCCGAGAGCTTGACGCCGCGTTCGCCGACCTCGGTGTCGTAGCCCTCCGGCAGGTTCTCGATGAAGTCGTGGGCTTCGGCCATCTTCGCGGCCTCGATTACCTCGTCGCGGGTCGCGTCGAAGGTCCCGTACTTGATATTCTCCTCGACGGAGCCGTAGAACAGGAACGAGTCCTGGCTGACGTAGCCCGTCCGCTCCCGCAAGCTCCGGAGGGTGACGTCCCGGAGGTCCTGGCCGTCGATCCGGATCTCGCCATCGTCGATGTCGTACATCCGCAGCAGGAGCTTCAGGATCGTGGACTTGCCGGCACCGGTCGGGCCGACCAGCGCGAGGGTTTCGCCGCCCTCGACGTCGAAGTCGACGTCCTCGACGATCGTCTCGTCGCCGTAGCCGAACGAAACGTGATCGTACTCGACGTGTCCCTCGGTAACCTCAAGTTCCGTCGCGCCGGGGTTCTCCTCGACGCGGCTCGGTTCGTCCATCAACCCGAACATCCGCGCGGAGGACGCACGAGCACGCTGGTACATGTTGATGATCTGCCCGAACTGGGCCATGGGCCAGATGAAGCGCTGCGTGTAGAGGACGAAGACGACGAAGTTCCCCTCGGTCAGCGTGCCGGTGAACGGCCCCGGCGCCGTGCCGTTGAACACCCACAGGCCACCGACGAGGAACGTGATGACGAAGCCGACGCCGGCGATGACCCGGAGACCGGGGAAGAACTTGATCCGGGTTTCGATCGCGTCCCAGTTCGCGTCGAAGTAGCCCATCGAGACGTCGTCGACGCGATCCGACTCGTAGTCCTCCGTCGTGCTTGACTTGATGACCTGGATACCGCCCAGGTTGTTCTCCAGCCGGGAATTGACTTTCCCGACGGTCGAGCGGACCTTGGCGTACTTCGGCTGGATGATCTTGACGAACGCGTACGTGAACGCGGCGATCAGCGGCACCGGGAGCAGCGCGACGAGCGCCAGTTGCCAGTTGATCCACAGCAGCAAGCCGCCGATTCCGAGGACCATCACCGACATCCGGAACAGGGAGTTCATCCCGTCGTTGAGGAATCGCTCGAGCCGATTGACGTCGTTCGAGAGAATGGACATCATCTCCCCCGTCTGCTTGTCGGAGAAGAAGTCCATGTTCAGCCGCTGCATCTTGTCGTAGGTGTCCGTCCGGACGTCGTGCTGGATGTTCTGTGCGAAGGAGTTGAACCCCCAGTTTCGCACCCAGTGGAAGATCGCCCCCAGGCCGAACGCACCGATCAGGACGGCGATCGTAAACCAGAACTGACCCTCTTGCGTCCCTGGCAACAGGCCGTCGGGGAGAACAACCAATGGAATCTGTTCGGAGAATGACGCGGCGCCGCCATCACGAAAGATCGAGTCGATGGCGATGCCGAGCATCAGCGGCGGCAACAGGTCGAGCAACCGAGCAAAGATACTCGCGAAGATCCCGACCAACGCCTGAAACCTGTATCGAGACCCGTACTCGCGGAACAGCCGCTTCATCGGGTTCTCGATCTTGTCCCGTTGTTCCTCGAAAGGGTCATCTTCTTCCCATTCTACACTCATTACACCGCCGTGCGAGAGCACGCCCAATAAATATTCCCTTCGAATCGAAATACTCCGGTATCGGCCGGCCCACTCTCGACAGATCGTCGGACCGACGCTCGCACACGACGGACGCAAACGCGCCGACAGCCGGCGACGGAACGCCGCTGCTGGCCTGCAACTGTCCCGTTCCACCTGGCACAGAAGGTAACAGTTATTCGAACGCGTCACCACCGGTTGATTACGGGCTCGTGGTCTAGCTGGTTATGACGTGGCCTTTACAAGGCCGAGGTCGGTGGTTCGAATCCGCCCGAGCCCACTCCTGCCGGCGCGAACAATTGGTGAGCGCCGGCTGCGTGACGTGAGGACGGATTCGAATAAGACGCCACCGAGCGTAGCGAGGTGACGGCGTGGTTCGAATCCGCCCGAGCCCATAATTCTGCCGCGAGCAATCCGCAAGCGGCAGAACTCTGATTCGAGGGCGATTCGAATGAGACGGCACCGAGCGGAGCGAGGTGACGGCGTCGTTCGAATCCGCCCGAGTTCGTGCTGCGTACGTCGCGTTCGACGGCAAAGGTTGGGCCGACCCCCTAGGTTTATGATGGCAGATACGCTCGGTGAGAGCGCAATGACGACACCAGAGGGCGCCTCTGTCACCCGGCAGGGGAGTCGAGTTCTTCGACGGTACTGAAGCGGCTACTGTAGCCAACGCAGACGACGTACAGATTTTCGATACGACGCTTCGTGACGGTGAGCAGGCAGCACGCGTCTCGTTCACGTACGACGATAAACGCGAGATAGCGGCGGTGCTCGACGAGATGGGTACGCACGTCATCGAGGCGGGGTTCCCGGTGAACTCCGGGGCCGAGTTCGAGGCGGTCCGCGACATCGCCGAGGCGAGTGATGCGACCGTGGCCGGCCTCGCTCGGATCGTCGACGAAGACGTCGAGGCGGCACTCGACGCGGGCGTGGATATGGTCCACGTGTTCGCGTCGACCTCGGACGTCCAGCTCGCCGATTCGATGCACGCGACGCGAGAGGACGTCAAACGCCGATCGGTTGCCGCAGTCGAGCGCGTCGCGGCGGCCGGTGTCGAGTGCATGTTCTCACCGATGGACGCGACGCGGACGGAGCCGGCGTTCCTGGCCGAAATGGTCGCGGCCACCTCGGCGGCGGGCGCCGACTGGATCAACGTCCCCGACACCGTCGGCGTCTGCACACCCGCGCGAATGCGAGACCTCGTCGCGTTCGTCGACGACCACGCCGACGCGAGGATCGACGTGCACTGTCACGACGACTTCGGCCTGGCGACGGCGAACGCGGTCGCCGGCATCGAAGCCGGCGCGAGTCAGGCGCAGGTCTCGATCAACGGCATCGGCGAGCGCGCGGGTAACGCTGCCGCCGAGGAGGTCGTGATGGCGATCGAGTCGGTCTACGGGATCGACACCGGTGTCGACACCACGCGATTCGTCGAGCTCTCTTCGCTCGTCGAGGAGCGAAGCGACGTCCACGTCCCCCGGAACAAGCCGGTCGTCGGCGAGAACGCGTTCAGTCACGAGAGCGGCATCCACGCCGCGGGCGTGATCGAGAACGCGGCGACCTTCGAGCCCGGCGTGATGACCCCGGAGATGGTCGGCGCCGAACGAGCGTTCGTCCTGGGCAAACACACGGGGACCCACAGCGTCCGCAAGCACCTGCGAGAGGCCGGATACGATCCGACTGACGAGCAGGTGCGCGAGGTGGTCGATCGGGTCAAATCGTACGGCGCAACCGAGGGCGACGTCCCCCAGGACGTCGTCGAGCGGTTCGCTCGCGAGGTGGACGCCGACCGACGACGCGTTCACGAGGGACCCATCTGATGGCCGTCCGGAGACGGGTGATCGCCACCCACCACCAGCCGGCCGCTCCACAGTCGGCACGACGTCGCCGGTCGGTCGACGCGGCACACCATCGACGATCGTTGCACCCGAGCGGTGACTGTCCGCGGTCGGTGGACACCGACAACGTGAGTTGTGGCGATCGTTGCAGGCGCCGACAGATATATAAAATCAGCCGTCGACTCAGCGGGTACAGTGCGACCGAACGCTCCCGCTCACGGCTTCGCTGCGGTCACGGGAGCTGTCGCTGCAATTCTCGGTGGTTCGATTATTGTAGGGGCCTAGTCCCCTACACACCCCTCTTCCCCGACCGGACGTATCGTCGACCGTCAGCCAGCCGTCTGGCACCTCGCTCGCACCGACCAGTGCCGACGAGGCTCGCGTTCGAATTGTCCTGCAGCAGCGACTGACAGTATGCCCACATGACCGACACGAAGACGACGTATCGAGAACACACAGACGACACAGCAGATCGAGGCACAGCACCAGGCTCGTCGCCGGACGCAACGACAACCGGAGACGAGACAACTACCGAACTGGGCGAACCCGCAACTGACGACACCGCGGACGAAACGGGGGATGCCACGACCGGCGCTGACGCCGTCGCCCGCGCACTCGAAGCGAGCGGCGTCGAGTTGGCCTTCGGCATACAGGGCGGGGCGATCATGCCGGTGTACGACGCACTCGCAGGGTCGTCGGTCCGGCACGTGACGATGGCCCACGAGCAAGCGGCCGCCCACGCAGCCGACGCGTACGGCCTCGTCGCGGGGAAACCGGGCGTCTGCCTGGCGACCTCGGGACCGGGCGCGACCAACCTCGTCACCGGCATCGCCGACGCGGACATGGATTCCGACGCGATGGTCGCCCTGACGGGACAGGTCCCGACCGACCTCGTCGGCAACGACGCGTTCCAGGAGACCGACACGATCGGCGTCACCCGACCGATCACGAAGTACAACGCGTTCGCGACCGACGCGACGACGGTCGGTTCGACCGTCGAGGAGGCCTACACGAGGGCGCAATCCGGTCGACACGGTCCGACGCTGGTCGACCTGCCGAAGGACGTTACGCTCGATGAAGCGGCTGAATCGGGCCGTGGAGCCGACGAGCGCGCATCGGCCACGGAGACCGGATCAGGGGCAGAGGAGGAAGCCGATTCACGACCCCAGGCAGCTCCGTCGGCCGTCGACGAAGCGGCGCGCGCGATCGAGTCGGCCGACCGCCCGGTGTGCCTGTTCGGCGGTGGTGTCGTCGCGGCGGATGCGAGCGACGTCGCGACGGCGTTCGCGCGCGCGAACGGGATTCCGGTGACGACGACGATGCCAGGCCTGGGTTCGTTCCCGGAGGACGACGACCTGTCGCTATCGTTCGCCGGCATGCACGGCACCGGCTACGCGAACATGGCGATCACGCACACCGACTGCCTGATCGCCGTGGGGACCCGGTTCGACGACCGGCTGACCGGCGGGATCGACACGTTCGCGCCCGAGGCCGAGGTGATCCACGTCGACATCGATCCGGCCGAGATCAGCAAGAACGTCCACGCCGATTATCCGCTGATCGGCGACGCGGGCGCCGTCATCGAACAGTTATCGGCGGCGGTCGAGTCGCCGCCGGCGGCTGCCGATTGGCGTACGCAGTGTGCGGAGTGGACGGAGACGTATCCGCTGACCTACGCCACGACCGACGACGGGCCGTTGAAACCGCAGTTCGTCGTGGAGGCGTTCGATGCGGCGACGGCCGACGACACGATCGTGACCACCGGCGTCGGCCAGCACCAGATGTGGGCCGCCCAGTTCTGGACGTTCGCCGAGCCGCGCACCTGGGTCTCGTCGCACGGACTCGGTGCGATGGGGTACGGACTTCCGGCGGCCATCGGGGCGCGACTCGCCGCGGACGAAGCGGGTGGGAACGACCGTACCGTCGTCTGTTTCGAGGGCGACGGCTCGTTCCTCATGACGATGCAGGAGCTGTCCGTCGCCGTGCGCGAGCAGCTGGACATCACGGTCGTGGTGCTCAACAACGAGCACATCGGCATGGTTCGCCAGTGGCAGGACGCCTTCTTCGAGGGACGGCGGATGGCCTCGGAGTACGACTGGGTGCCGGCGTTCGATACGCTCGCCGAGGCCTTCGGTGCACGCGGCTTCCGCGTCGACGATCCCGCCGAGGTGGCCGACACCGTCGAAGCGGCGCTCGACGACGACGGCCCCGCCGTGATCGACTGCCACGTCGACCCGGAAGCAAACGTGCTGCCGATGGTGCCGAGCGGCGGCGCGAACGGCCAATTCGCGCTCTCGGAGGAGCACCTATGAGCGACGAGGGTGCCCAACCTCGAAGCGACGGGCACGAGCGGAACGACGGACCCCCCGGCCCGGCCCCGTCGGACCGACCGCATCCCGAATCGCGCCGAACCACGGACGGGATTCGAATCGACCCGGTCGTCGAAGCCGAACACGATCGGCGACGAGCGGTCGTCTCCGCCCTAGTCGAACACGAACCGGGCGTGCTCGCGCGGGTGTCCGGCCTGGTCTCGCGCCGACAGTTCAACATCGAGAGCCTGACCGTCGGGCCGACGACCGTCGCGGGCCACGCCCGGATCACGATGGTCGTCGAGGAGACCGATCCCGGGGTCGACCAGCTCAAAAAACAGCTCCGGAAGCTCCCCGTCGTCATCGCCGCGGGCGAAATAGCCGGGGAGACCGTCTCTCGCGAGCTGGTCCTCGTCAAGGTCCGCGGCGACGAGCCCGAACGGGTCCACGCGATCACCGAGATGTACGACGGCGAGACGATCGCCGCCGACCCGCAGACGATCACCGTCGAACTCACCGGCGACGAGTCGCGAGTCGACGCCGCGATCGACGCCTACCGGCAGTTCGGCATCGTCGAGATCGCCCGCACGGGTCAGACCGCGCTCGCCCGCGGCGACGTGCCGACGACGCCCGGCGAAGCGCCCGCCCCGGGGTGCGAGGCCGCCCGGCGGGAGGCCTCGGATCAAGCGAGCAGAGACACTGCGAGCGGTGAGAGACAAAGCGAGGGAAACGGACCGACCGACGCGGGCGGAGACAGCCCGAGAACCGCGACGACGGAACGGACAGGCCGAACGGAGAAACACGGACAGCCACCGGCTGAGTGAGAGCATGACGAGAACACACCCACAACACGACACGACAACGACACACGCCACAGACAGCGGACGAACCAACCACGAACAGACGGTCGAGCGAATGGCCGAACGACGGGCCGAGCGGACGACCGTCACCGTGACTGGGAGAACGGCTGGCGAAACGGATCCAGACGACAGAACTGCCACCGACGAGGCAGTCGA containing:
- a CDS encoding dihydroneopterin aldolase family protein gives rise to the protein MNQTSPSGEKPDATEPTTGEVACFETGIKFGSLYHQFAGSPVSPASVDSIARAMEDAIENQPHCESVTVAVDTDALQAELDESSADYTELTGRFLDVEIVVGYEGHTVTAQMAMEDGYPLMRVVDVSSEEGRDTDHGR
- a CDS encoding DUF5790 family protein, with product MSQASLTDDDLFGEAANEMREDVESSLADARDALPDAESIWETDADNVLGALNGLKSALETGDAEEHLRDAKKWYTMGERADAFDDAEDLADEIETLESTIGDIEQAGDQVGDLTQTIPGLRSTLQSADDEDEE
- a CDS encoding creatininase family protein produces the protein MDLERATWPEAADLDTDLAVLPVGSTEQHGPHAPLGTDTLAAAAVAEAGVEAFDGEVAVAPALPVGIAEEHRHFAGTLWLEPDTFRDAVRDCVRSLAHHGFDRVVVVNGHGGNVDALNEVTAEISRHDDAYAVAFTWFEAVGEHSAEMGHAGPLETSLLRAIEPDLVREDRVASARDGAADGWGEWVSHTNLAHDSAEFTENGVVGDPTDGDADRGEELRELAAESLARLLTAVDTREFDTPSPTH
- a CDS encoding DUF5789 family protein; this translates as MSDENREQGVELGELGTKLEEHDYPASQDELLEAYGEEEVKMDEETTTFQELLEPFNEDGYESAAEVEQAIVTMVGDEAIGRKNYSDRTPPAPGEDRQDEGAPGQDGQREQESF
- a CDS encoding YIP1 family protein, which codes for MAPRTPLRNPKAYFSANSQPFGTGVSVFLVYAFASLVVAFVVIQHVFDQISGLSPEQERVLNSLVPSLLFFVAIGFLIAWLVVAAIMHFGSGSSSNGGSFGDALGVAGWAYAPELLFLVPQVVYSWNRISALDLDGSDPARLSNRANELATQASTELVPIACLLVTTAWSVYILSYGVSETHDVSLDTAMVPAVIVGVGSIFLTLVG
- a CDS encoding ABC transporter ATP-binding protein, which gives rise to MSVEWEEDDPFEEQRDKIENPMKRLFREYGSRYRFQALVGIFASIFARLLDLLPPLMLGIAIDSIFRDGGAASFSEQIPLVVLPDGLLPGTQEGQFWFTIAVLIGAFGLGAIFHWVRNWGFNSFAQNIQHDVRTDTYDKMQRLNMDFFSDKQTGEMMSILSNDVNRLERFLNDGMNSLFRMSVMVLGIGGLLLWINWQLALVALLPVPLIAAFTYAFVKIIQPKYAKVRSTVGKVNSRLENNLGGIQVIKSSTTEDYESDRVDDVSMGYFDANWDAIETRIKFFPGLRVIAGVGFVITFLVGGLWVFNGTAPGPFTGTLTEGNFVVFVLYTQRFIWPMAQFGQIINMYQRARASSARMFGLMDEPSRVEENPGATELEVTEGHVEYDHVSFGYGDETIVEDVDFDVEGGETLALVGPTGAGKSTILKLLLRMYDIDDGEIRIDGQDLRDVTLRSLRERTGYVSQDSFLFYGSVEENIKYGTFDATRDEVIEAAKMAEAHDFIENLPEGYDTEVGERGVKLSGGQRQRISIARAILKDPEILILDEATSDVDTETEMLIQRSIDKLAADRTTFAIAHRLSTIKDADTIVVLEGGQIVERGTHDDLLDNGGLYAHLWGVQAGEIDELPQEFIERAQRRTARTESQQDD
- a CDS encoding LeuA family protein, with amino-acid sequence MSPGRGVEFFDGTEAATVANADDVQIFDTTLRDGEQAARVSFTYDDKREIAAVLDEMGTHVIEAGFPVNSGAEFEAVRDIAEASDATVAGLARIVDEDVEAALDAGVDMVHVFASTSDVQLADSMHATREDVKRRSVAAVERVAAAGVECMFSPMDATRTEPAFLAEMVAATSAAGADWINVPDTVGVCTPARMRDLVAFVDDHADARIDVHCHDDFGLATANAVAGIEAGASQAQVSINGIGERAGNAAAEEVVMAIESVYGIDTGVDTTRFVELSSLVEERSDVHVPRNKPVVGENAFSHESGIHAAGVIENAATFEPGVMTPEMVGAERAFVLGKHTGTHSVRKHLREAGYDPTDEQVREVVDRVKSYGATEGDVPQDVVERFAREVDADRRRVHEGPI
- the ilvB gene encoding biosynthetic-type acetolactate synthase large subunit, giving the protein MTDTKTTYREHTDDTADRGTAPGSSPDATTTGDETTTELGEPATDDTADETGDATTGADAVARALEASGVELAFGIQGGAIMPVYDALAGSSVRHVTMAHEQAAAHAADAYGLVAGKPGVCLATSGPGATNLVTGIADADMDSDAMVALTGQVPTDLVGNDAFQETDTIGVTRPITKYNAFATDATTVGSTVEEAYTRAQSGRHGPTLVDLPKDVTLDEAAESGRGADERASATETGSGAEEEADSRPQAAPSAVDEAARAIESADRPVCLFGGGVVAADASDVATAFARANGIPVTTTMPGLGSFPEDDDLSLSFAGMHGTGYANMAITHTDCLIAVGTRFDDRLTGGIDTFAPEAEVIHVDIDPAEISKNVHADYPLIGDAGAVIEQLSAAVESPPAAADWRTQCAEWTETYPLTYATTDDGPLKPQFVVEAFDAATADDTIVTTGVGQHQMWAAQFWTFAEPRTWVSSHGLGAMGYGLPAAIGARLAADEAGGNDRTVVCFEGDGSFLMTMQELSVAVREQLDITVVVLNNEHIGMVRQWQDAFFEGRRMASEYDWVPAFDTLAEAFGARGFRVDDPAEVADTVEAALDDDGPAVIDCHVDPEANVLPMVPSGGANGQFALSEEHL